A genomic region of Zea mays cultivar B73 chromosome 6, Zm-B73-REFERENCE-NAM-5.0, whole genome shotgun sequence contains the following coding sequences:
- the LOC100216773 gene encoding NAC domain-containing protein 48 — MSSGGGGRVPAAAAAQSQELQLPPGFRFHPTDEELVVHYLCRRCAGLPISVPIIAEVDLYKHDPWQLPRMALYGEKEWYFFSPRDRKYPNGSRPNRAAGAGYWKATGADKPVGTPKPVAIKKALVFYAGKAPKGDKTNWIMHEYRLADVDRTARKKNNSLRLDDWVLCRIYNKKGALEKPTGAGGRAEASSQGALGSMSMGSPPEQKPSVLPSATATATAAAGTGYAPLPFSELAAYYEVRPSDSMPRAHGADSSCSGHALAATSSCGGGGGERPEVQSQPKIAEWERTFAAGAGPGINPAGSMLGLGGHQLGSAAVGVGLPAGDPLLQDILTYWGKPY, encoded by the exons ATGAGCAGCGGTGGCGGAGGCAGagtgccggcggcggcggcggcgcagtcGCAGGAGCTGCAGCTACCGCCGGGGTTCCGGTTCCACCCGACGGATGAGGAGCTGGTGGTGCACTACCTCTGCCGGCGCTGCGCCGGGCTGCCCATCTCCGTGCCCATCATCGCCGAGGTCGACCTATACAAGCACGATCCCTGGCAGCTCCCAA GGATGGCGCTGTACGGCGAGAAGGAGTGGTACTTCTTCTCCCCGCGGGACCGCAAGTACCCGAACGGGTCGCGGCCGAACCGCGCCGCCGGCGCCGGGTACTGGAAGGCCACCGGCGCAGACAAGCCGGTGGGCACGCCGAAGCCGGTGGCCATCAAGAAGGCTCTCGTCTTCTACGCCGGCAAGGCGCCCAAGGGCGACAAGACCAACTGGATCATGCATGAGTACCGCCTCGCCGACGTCGACCGCACCGCCCGCAAGAAGAACAACAGCCTCAGG TTGGATGATTGGGTGCTGTGCCGAATCTACAACAAGAAAGGCGCGCTGGAGAAGCCGACCGGAGCCGGCGGCAGggccgaggccagcagccagggcGCGCTGGGGTCCATGTCCATGGGCTCGCCGCCGGAGCAGAAGCCGTCCGTGCTGCCGTCTGCCACGGCAACGGCAACGGCCGCGGCCGGGACGGGGTACGCGCCGCTGCCGTTCTCGGAGCTGGCGGCGTACTACGAGGTCCGGCCGTCCGACTCGATGCCCCGGGCGCACGGCGCGGACTCGAGCTGCTCGGGCCACGCGCTGGCCGCCACGTCGtcgtgcggcggcggcggcggcgagcggcCTGAGGTACAGAGCCAGCCCAAGATCGCCGAGTGGGAGCGCACTTTCGCCGCCGGCGCCGGCCCGGGAATCAACCCGGCCGGCTCGATGCTGGGGCTTGGCGGGCATCAGCTCGGCTCCGCGGCGGTGGGGGTAGGGCTGCCCGCCGGCGACCCGCTGCTCCAGGACATCCTCACATACTGGGGCAAGCCGTACTGA